The following are encoded together in the Argopecten irradians isolate NY chromosome 5, Ai_NY, whole genome shotgun sequence genome:
- the LOC138323266 gene encoding uncharacterized protein has protein sequence MKQEVGFYRYIFCQSDQRTYTGRWRNVWRNLLRKPIIHWIMAEESISQLRCKADDLMGVIEYVTARYKVAQYEGNSHYMTELATVHDKLSAIRANVDCLVSKLPKSASTDPTVSRGHSRPKSIEQTIKRTERESTYPAISYESRSTDQIQKRNLAGRAKKDSGVFSADSDAFECSEEMIDKESINQLCVKLDQLKDVLDNVRSRCIIAKTEMDSKYTSKVLAVSDKLHTIRDSVDALISHVSQIKSSVLTQTRDIKGRENRDSGLSSVTSSVLSSRSNSFHEDSDLNFPTKVEENVPAGPEKQCPSGTPHATNETVEQESTMKSPSENEDIQSLKPEEDENEDIQSLKSEEDNSKYFSTRM, from the exons atgaaacaGGAAGTAGGTTTTTACAGGTACATATTTTGCCAGTCTGATCAGAGAACCTACACAGGCAGATGGAG AAATGTGTGGCGAAATCTTCTGCGTAAACCGATAATACACTGGATAATGGCGGAAGAATCAATCAGTCAACTGAGATGTAAGGCAGACGATCTCATGGGTGTTATCGAATACGTGACGGCACGGTACAAAGTAGCACAATATGAAGGGAATTCACATTACATGACAGAGTTGGCGACTGTGCATGACAAACTCAGTGCGATAAGAGCAAATGTGGATTGTCTAGTATCGAAGTTACCGAAATCGGCGTCTACTGATCCTACAGTATCACGTGGACACAGCAGACCAAAATCTATTGAACAGACTATTAAACGGACAGAGAGGGAGTCTACCTATCCAGCAATATCATATGAATCACGGTCTACTGATCAGATACAAAAAAGGAACCTGGCAGGTAGAG cGAAGAAGGACAGTGGAGTTTTTTCTGCCGATTCAGATGCTTTTG AATGTTCAGAGGAAATGATTGATAAAGAATCTATCAACCAATTGTGTGTCAAACTAGACCAACTGAAGGATGTATTAGACAATGTGAGATCGAGATGCATTATTGCAAAGACTGAGATGGATTCCAAGTATACTTCAAAGGTTTTGGCCGTTAGCGACAAACTCCATACGATAAGAGACTCCGTGGATGCTCTCATCTCTCATGTATCACAGATAAAATCTAGCGTTCTGACACAAACAAGGGATATAAAAGGGAGAG AGAACAGGGACAGTGGGCTATCTTCTGTTACATCATCTGTCTTAA GTAGCAGAAGCAACAGCTTTCATGAAGACAGCGATTTGAATTTTCCAA caAAAGTTGAAGAGAACGTGCCTGCAGGCCCTG AAAAGCAGTGTCCATCAGGCACTCCACATGCTACGAACGAAACAGTTGAACAAGAGAGCACAATGAAAAGTCCATCCGAGAACGAAGATATCCAAAGTCTAAAGCCTGAGGAAGACGAGAACGAAGATATCCAAAGTCTAAAGTCTGAggaagacaatagcaaatattTTTCCACGCGTATGTGA
- the LOC138323265 gene encoding uncharacterized protein, translating to MSDQHKAITDLSDLLDQVKSKINTVETELAYNDDRGEHDFREKLSTKTEKIELVRTSLEALRLKLHQPFREVRGRGATGTSNDSGYNSAPIERRHALLVSDEDLPQTGRHSLIASVDSLPTSSENHCSRCLQHIKSPTQVSEESLRNPCVQEDRISTEHEDHSEC from the exons ATGTCTGACCAACACAAAGCTATCACTGATCTCAGCGACTTGCTGGACCAagtcaaaagtaaaataaatactGTAGAAACTGAATTGGCCTATAACGACGATCGTGGTGAACATGATTTTAGGGAGAAACTGTCAACCAAAACCGAAAAAATAGAATTAGTGAGAACTTCACTGGAGGCACTTCGCTTAAAACTTCATCAGCCATTTAGAGAGGTCAGAGGCAGAG GTGCGACAGGAACAAGCAATGATAGTGGATACAATTCAGCACCTAtag AGAGAAGACATGCGTTATTGGTGAGTGATGAGGATCTTCCACAAACAG GAAGGCATTCTTTAATAGCCTCTGTCGATAGTCTCCCTACTTCATCAG AAAACCACTGTTCGCGATGCCTTCAGCATATCAAATCTCCAACACAAGTATCTGAGGAATCTTTGAGAAATCCGTGTGTACAAGAGGATAGAATTTCCACTGAACACGAAGACCATTCGGAATGTTAA